One stretch of Saccharopolyspora erythraea DNA includes these proteins:
- the gmk gene encoding guanylate kinase — protein MIDAKTGVEPGPTRQGRPRLTVVSGPSGVGKSSVLNELRRQAPEVFFSVSATTRPPREGEVDGVHYHFVDTAEFERMVAAGEMLEHARYAGNLYGTPRRPVEAALTAGRAAVLEIELQGARQVRRAMPEAQLVMLLPPSWEVLVERLTGRGTEDPEVVRKRLETAREELAAESEFDATVVNADVRSATSELIGLVVGRQR, from the coding sequence GTGATCGACGCGAAAACCGGCGTTGAGCCGGGGCCCACCCGCCAGGGTCGGCCTCGGCTCACCGTCGTTTCCGGGCCTTCCGGCGTCGGCAAGTCCAGCGTGCTGAACGAGCTGCGCAGGCAGGCACCCGAGGTGTTCTTCAGCGTCTCGGCCACCACCAGACCGCCCCGGGAGGGTGAGGTCGACGGGGTGCACTACCACTTCGTCGACACCGCGGAGTTCGAGCGGATGGTGGCCGCGGGCGAGATGCTCGAGCACGCCCGCTACGCGGGCAACCTCTACGGGACCCCGCGCAGGCCGGTCGAGGCCGCGCTGACCGCGGGCCGGGCGGCGGTGCTGGAGATCGAGCTGCAGGGCGCCCGCCAGGTGCGTCGGGCAATGCCCGAGGCGCAGCTGGTGATGCTGCTGCCGCCGTCGTGGGAGGTGCTGGTGGAGCGGCTGACCGGCCGCGGCACCGAGGACCCCGAGGTGGTGCGCAAGCGCCTGGAGACCGCGCGCGAGGAGCTCGCCGCCGAGTCGGAGTTCGACGCGACCGTGGTCAACGCCGACGTGCGGTCGGCGACCAGCGAATTGATAGGATTGGTGGTCGGCCGCCAACGGTGA
- a CDS encoding alpha/beta hydrolase, whose protein sequence is MEADILGEPYRSRTLTFPVRGGGEAVATLVHRAAEPAERDTESAERGAVLYVHGFCDYFFQDHLATHFVERGYDFYALDLRGYGRSMRPGMLPNYVTDLSEHFEELDAAAEVIREAGHSRLVVLGHSTGGLITALWADARPGAVDALVLNSPWLDLSESWFHRTVTTTVNHVLRRVLPKSVVRRGVAPTYAHCLLREHHGEWDYRLDWKPVEAFPIRSAWISAVRRGHARVQRGLSVSAPVLVLHSARSLLHRKQWEPAAMTADTVLDVEQIARWAPKIGPDVTTVAIQDGLHDLALSGPPAREKFFAEIDAWLADR, encoded by the coding sequence GTGGAAGCAGACATTCTCGGTGAGCCGTATCGGTCCAGGACGCTGACGTTTCCGGTGCGTGGTGGCGGTGAGGCCGTCGCGACGTTGGTGCACCGAGCAGCGGAGCCGGCCGAGCGGGACACGGAGTCCGCCGAGCGGGGTGCCGTGCTGTACGTGCACGGCTTCTGCGACTACTTCTTCCAGGACCACCTGGCCACGCACTTCGTCGAGCGCGGGTACGACTTCTACGCGCTGGATCTGCGCGGCTACGGACGGTCGATGCGGCCGGGAATGTTGCCGAACTACGTCACGGACCTGTCCGAGCACTTCGAGGAGCTCGACGCCGCCGCCGAGGTCATCAGGGAGGCCGGACACTCCCGCCTGGTGGTGCTCGGCCACTCCACCGGCGGCCTGATCACGGCGTTGTGGGCCGATGCCCGCCCCGGCGCGGTGGATGCGCTGGTGCTCAACAGCCCGTGGCTGGACCTGTCGGAGTCGTGGTTCCACCGCACCGTGACGACCACCGTGAACCACGTGCTGCGGCGCGTGCTGCCGAAGTCGGTGGTGCGGCGCGGGGTGGCACCTACCTACGCTCACTGCCTGCTCCGGGAGCATCACGGGGAGTGGGATTACCGCTTGGACTGGAAGCCGGTCGAGGCCTTCCCGATCCGTTCGGCGTGGATCAGCGCGGTGCGGCGCGGCCACGCCCGGGTCCAGCGCGGGCTGTCGGTGAGCGCACCCGTGCTCGTGCTGCACTCGGCGCGCAGCCTGCTGCACCGCAAGCAATGGGAGCCCGCGGCGATGACCGCCGACACCGTGCTGGACGTGGAGCAGATCGCGCGGTGGGCGCCGAAGATCGGACCGGACGTCACGACGGTGGCGATCCAGGACGGGCTGCACGACCTGGCGTTGTCGGGACCGCCCGCGCGGGAGAAGTTCTTCGCCGAGATCGACGCCTGGCTGGCAGACAGGTAG
- a CDS encoding DUF3558 domain-containing protein, with protein sequence MIGSVAASLVLAGCGGSTEGQTPPGGQVPSATASEGQGAPRTGPAKAVEIADKCSVVSESQWKAAGADQKPRERTSNDKPGCQYQKGMAGTPGWGAFVAVSGGASYAQTIGETAREPVKVGDVAGYPVTEFKIGDGCVLYADVADNGFLIANVTKLSPEDPGADLCQVAERFTEAAVQNLPNA encoded by the coding sequence ATGATCGGTTCGGTAGCAGCCAGCCTCGTGCTGGCGGGATGTGGCGGGAGCACCGAAGGCCAAACGCCGCCCGGTGGCCAAGTGCCTTCCGCGACGGCGAGCGAGGGGCAAGGTGCCCCTCGCACTGGACCGGCAAAAGCCGTGGAGATCGCTGACAAGTGTTCGGTAGTCAGCGAATCCCAGTGGAAAGCCGCGGGTGCCGATCAGAAACCGCGCGAGCGAACTTCGAACGACAAGCCAGGCTGTCAGTACCAGAAGGGAATGGCTGGAACTCCTGGCTGGGGCGCCTTCGTTGCGGTGAGCGGCGGGGCCTCGTATGCGCAAACGATCGGGGAAACGGCACGCGAACCGGTCAAGGTCGGTGACGTGGCCGGCTATCCCGTGACCGAGTTCAAGATCGGCGACGGATGTGTGCTCTATGCCGATGTCGCTGATAACGGATTCTTGATCGCGAACGTCACAAAGCTCAGTCCGGAGGATCCCGGAGCGGATCTGTGTCAGGTCGCTGAGCGGTTCACCGAGGCAGCGGTGCAGAATCTGCCGAACGCGTGA
- the mihF gene encoding integration host factor, actinobacterial type codes for MALPQLTEEQRAAALEKAAAARRARAELKERLKRGGTSLAQVLQDADENEVLGKMKVSALLEALPGVGKVRAQQIMERLEIANSRRLRGLGERQRKALLAEFSGE; via the coding sequence GTGGCCCTTCCCCAGCTGACCGAGGAGCAGCGGGCAGCAGCTTTGGAAAAGGCGGCTGCCGCCCGTCGCGCCCGAGCTGAGCTCAAGGAGCGCCTCAAGCGAGGCGGAACCAGCCTGGCCCAGGTCCTGCAGGACGCCGACGAGAACGAGGTCTTGGGCAAGATGAAGGTCTCCGCCCTTCTCGAGGCCCTGCCCGGCGTCGGCAAGGTGCGCGCTCAGCAGATCATGGAGCGGCTGGAGATCGCCAACAGCCGTCGGCTGCGTGGCCTCGGTGAGCGGCAGCGCAAGGCGCTGCTCGCCGAGTTCAGCGGCGAGTGA
- the rpoZ gene encoding DNA-directed RNA polymerase subunit omega — protein MSTPNALAALNSSPSLNAPEGITNPPIDDLLEQVSSKYALVIYSAKRARQINDYYAQLGEGLLEYVGPLVEPGPREKPLSIALREIHAGVLEHTEGE, from the coding sequence GTGAGCACCCCCAACGCTCTGGCTGCGCTCAACAGCAGCCCGTCGCTCAACGCCCCGGAGGGCATCACCAACCCGCCGATCGACGACCTGCTCGAGCAGGTCAGCTCGAAGTACGCGCTGGTGATCTACTCCGCCAAGCGCGCGCGGCAGATCAACGACTACTACGCGCAGCTCGGCGAGGGCCTGCTGGAGTACGTCGGCCCGCTGGTCGAGCCGGGCCCGCGGGAGAAGCCGCTGTCGATCGCGCTTCGCGAGATCCACGCCGGCGTGCTCGAGCACACCGAAGGCGAATGA
- a CDS encoding ESX secretion-associated protein EspG, with product MKIELSKQAFYEAWKHFKLGTKPIVLNVLSEGVLQSERRAAEQRAWDELRGLGFGDRDREDDIYGLFLPLHRYERAFDVTFRRLVDGEQRKLSGMVAAVRANATLAVQTEDRVQLQALPTDSMVRALLSVLPDLKAGPGRAVSLRSAQMEKAAKEAGKSDLAMAEGLARNGVRRDDARALIDMAGGKRTSFAQFGAAVMDGHGKRARGAVVTNCFANAKGWYFMEESRRSGEPWTTIAPIDKAKLAPRVQDLLKSIPRD from the coding sequence GTGAAGATCGAGTTGTCGAAGCAGGCGTTCTACGAGGCGTGGAAGCACTTCAAGCTCGGCACCAAGCCGATCGTGCTGAACGTGCTCTCGGAAGGCGTCCTGCAGTCCGAGCGCCGCGCGGCCGAGCAGCGCGCCTGGGACGAGCTTCGCGGTCTCGGTTTCGGTGACCGGGACCGCGAAGACGACATCTACGGCCTGTTTCTGCCCTTGCACCGCTACGAGCGGGCGTTCGACGTGACCTTCCGCCGGCTCGTGGACGGCGAGCAGCGCAAGCTGAGCGGCATGGTCGCCGCCGTCCGGGCCAACGCCACGCTGGCCGTGCAGACCGAGGACCGCGTGCAGTTGCAGGCATTGCCCACCGACTCGATGGTGCGGGCGTTGCTGAGCGTCCTGCCCGATCTCAAGGCCGGGCCGGGGCGCGCGGTGTCGCTGCGCAGCGCGCAGATGGAGAAGGCCGCGAAGGAGGCGGGCAAGTCCGACCTGGCGATGGCCGAGGGCCTGGCCCGCAACGGCGTCCGCCGCGACGACGCCCGCGCCCTCATCGACATGGCCGGCGGAAAGCGCACGTCGTTCGCGCAGTTCGGCGCCGCCGTCATGGACGGCCACGGCAAGCGGGCCAGGGGTGCCGTCGTCACGAACTGCTTCGCCAACGCCAAGGGCTGGTACTTCATGGAGGAGAGCCGGCGCAGCGGCGAACCGTGGACGACGATCGCCCCGATCGACAAGGCCAAGCTCGCCCCGCGCGTCCAGGACCTGCTGAAGTCCATTCCGCGCGACTGA
- the coaBC gene encoding bifunctional phosphopantothenoylcysteine decarboxylase/phosphopantothenate--cysteine ligase CoaBC: MTTPRAEDRPPRVVLGVGGGIAAYKACEVLRRLTESGHHVRVVPTEAALRFVGAATFEALSGQPVQTGVFTDVEQVPHVRLGQEADLVVVAPATADLMARAAHGMADDLLTSTLLTARCPVLLVPAMHTEMWEHAATRDNVALLRSRGVVVAEPDSGRLTGADTGKGRLPDPAEIVDLARLLLAEPAALPHDLAGRRVVVSAGGNREPLDPVRYLGNRSSGRQGYALARVAAHRGADVTLVAAHTADLVAPAGVRVVRAGTAEEMRAAMLAESDGADAVVMAAAVADFRPVSLAEHKIKKADQDPDPVKLTRNPDILAELVQARRDGRLRVPVIVGFAAETGDPGTTVLDYGRVKLARKGCDLLVVNAVGDGGAFEGEDNAGWLLAADGAESPIRHGSKSLLASTLWDAVSLRLGRQ; this comes from the coding sequence ATGACGACCCCGCGCGCCGAGGACCGCCCGCCGCGGGTGGTCCTCGGCGTCGGTGGCGGCATCGCCGCCTACAAGGCGTGCGAGGTGCTGCGCAGGCTCACCGAGTCCGGGCACCACGTGCGCGTGGTCCCGACCGAGGCGGCGTTGCGCTTCGTCGGCGCCGCCACCTTCGAGGCGCTGTCCGGGCAGCCCGTGCAGACCGGCGTCTTCACCGACGTCGAGCAGGTGCCGCACGTCCGGCTCGGCCAGGAGGCCGACCTGGTCGTGGTCGCCCCGGCGACCGCCGACCTCATGGCCCGCGCCGCCCACGGCATGGCCGACGACCTGCTGACCTCGACGCTGCTCACCGCCCGGTGCCCGGTGCTGCTGGTGCCCGCGATGCACACCGAGATGTGGGAGCACGCCGCGACGCGCGACAACGTCGCCCTGCTGCGCAGCCGGGGCGTCGTGGTGGCCGAGCCCGACAGCGGGCGGCTCACCGGCGCCGACACCGGCAAGGGCCGGCTGCCCGACCCGGCCGAGATCGTCGACCTGGCCCGGCTCCTGCTTGCCGAACCCGCCGCGCTGCCCCACGACCTGGCGGGCCGCCGCGTCGTGGTCTCCGCGGGTGGCAACCGGGAGCCGCTCGACCCGGTGCGCTACCTGGGCAATCGCTCGTCCGGGCGCCAGGGCTACGCGCTGGCCCGGGTCGCCGCGCACCGCGGCGCCGACGTCACGCTGGTGGCGGCTCACACCGCCGACCTGGTGGCACCCGCCGGGGTGCGGGTGGTCAGGGCGGGCACGGCCGAGGAGATGCGCGCCGCGATGCTGGCCGAGTCCGACGGTGCCGACGCGGTGGTGATGGCCGCCGCGGTCGCCGACTTCCGGCCGGTGTCGCTGGCCGAGCACAAGATCAAGAAGGCCGACCAGGACCCGGACCCGGTCAAGCTGACCCGCAACCCCGACATCCTCGCCGAGCTGGTGCAGGCGCGCCGGGACGGGCGGCTGCGGGTGCCGGTGATCGTCGGGTTCGCCGCCGAGACCGGTGACCCCGGCACGACGGTCCTCGACTACGGTCGCGTGAAGCTCGCCCGCAAGGGCTGCGACCTGCTGGTCGTCAACGCCGTCGGCGACGGCGGTGCTTTCGAGGGCGAGGACAACGCGGGCTGGCTGCTGGCCGCCGACGGCGCCGAGAGCCCGATCCGCCACGGCTCCAAGTCGCTGCTGGCGTCCACATTGTGGGACGCGGTCAGCCTGCGGCTGGGGCGACAGTAA